In Betta splendens chromosome 22, fBetSpl5.4, whole genome shotgun sequence, the following proteins share a genomic window:
- the ccdc177 gene encoding coiled-coil domain-containing protein 177 isoform X2 has translation MVDPSEAEEQSKCKGPQLDVAAVGTDDPRLPEQADGATTEDEGDAGFETPPTGSSEPSPCHSASSAGPDAAPEAQTQAAEPSPKMHLDLYNFDSPAAEGSRYVLTSPRSLEACARCGVKPVELLPRPLADFAREAPGRSMRVATGLFEVYERERHGKLRQCLEERERIVREEKRRILQAAVNSGGCTSPPCVEKAGSRPAQPPNAGPVPPGSAPDVGPPSRSTTAAQISKTATAAPGLSTSPMSARPGLTRSIKNGSPTSAPTSKGGFQGSAKHPLSSSTEQAKPARPPPVARKSPGGKSSNTFPRSTPKPPLFPRANTTLSSSATKPADPSSAKPSNGVTRGPFAQHNGHLGVHSKVRARSHSLESLQRRMEPICSSTSTTTTATTCTSSESGASSSYSWDGARDHWARFSSPRARTLATFNSLMGRSLSLGDLSHSPQTTQKVERIVKEVKRRGLKAVSERDRKIAALMLARYQEEDIMSQTRYVAHLQWDSERRMEELRREQEDREKQRAVLQCQRVWHTAVSVRQQRLSQQEQEAVAAKLRQAEESEGRWRELAEQQERSRVLRLQQAAREGKHKKSLQEQNLRALEEERAAMLEQERLLLKEKLTMAELKRQEKEHQAQEERRGLNKAEKRRHAALIQEIARREQEERDEARRAAAEKLSRSLENYEHIVERRGQELKEKAKREELQIQKARRAAERRERQQQQLLEARAKEAEKRAQQAAQVAEDRAKERAQRAVQCRQEKERLQRLNRQRVEEEERLRRLELLQSIERKLEKSEQIFKEKRAVLESARSVARASFHVRDKVREETNMRTFDKMALEAQLKATLDEK, from the coding sequence ATGGTTGACCCCTCGGaggctgaggagcagagcaagtGTAAAGGCCCGCAGCTGGACGTGGCGGCTGTGGGCACCGACGACCCTCGActtccagaacaggcagatgGCGCCACCACGGAGGACGAGGGGGACGCCGGGTTCGAGACCCCGCCCACGGGCAGCTCTGAGCCCAGCCCCTGCCACAGCGCCTCGTCGGCGGGCCCGGACGCTGCTCCCGAGGCGCAGACCCAGGCGGCAGAGCCGTCGCCCAAGATGCACCTGGACCTGTACAACTTCGACTCGCCGGCGGCCGAGGGCAGCCGCTACGTGCTGACGAGCCCGCGCTCCCTGGAGGCGTGCGCGCGCTGCGGGGTCAAACCCGTGGAGCTGCTGCCCCGCCCGCTCGCCGACTTCGCCCGGGAGGCGCCCGGGCGCTCCATGCGCGTGGCCACGGGCCTGTTCGAGGTGTACGAGCGGGAGCGGCACGGCAAACTGAGGCAGTgtctggaggagagggagaggatcgtcagggaggagaagaggaggattcTGCAGGCGGCGGTCAATAGCGGCGGCTGTACGTCACCGCCGTGTGTCGAGAAAGCGGGTTCTAGGCCCGCTCAGCCTCCTAATGCCGGACCGGTACCTCCAGGCTCCGCCCCTGATGTGGGACCACCGTCTAGAAGCACCACAGCGGCCCAGATTTCTAAAACTGCTACAGCCGCTCCTGGTCTCAGCACCTCCCCTATGTCTGCCCGTCCAGGACTGACCCGGTCTATAAAGAACGGGTCCCCAACCTCAGCGCCGACCTCCAAGGGTGGATTCCAAGGATCCGCCAAGCATCCTCTGTCTTCATCGACTGAACAAGCGAAACCTGCCCGGCCGCCGCCCGTCGCCAGGAAGTCTCCTGGGGGGAAATCCTCCAACACATTTCCAAGATCCACCCCCAAACCTCCTCTGTTCCCCAGGGCCAACACCACGTTATCATCATCCGCGACGAAGCCGGCAGATCCCAGCTCTGCGAAGCCCTCGAACGGCGTGACGAGGGGCCCGTTCGCGCAGCACAACGGCCACCTCGGCGTTCATTCCAAGGTGCGGGCCAGAAGCCACTCCCTGGAGTCACTACAGCGGCGGATGGAGCccatctgctcctccacctccaccaccaccacggcaACCACCTGCACGTCATCCGAGTCCGGCGCCTCCTCGTCCTACAGCTGGGACGGCGCGCGGGACCACTGGGCCCGGTTCTCCAGCCCCCGAGCCCGCACGCTGGCCACCTTCAACTCGCTGATGGGCCGCAGCCTCAGCCTGGGCGACCTCAGCCACTCGCCCCAGACCACGCAGAAGGTGGAGCGCATCGTGAAGGAGGTGAAGCGCCGGGGCCTGAAGGCCGTGTCCGAGCGGGACCGCAAGATCGCGGCGCTGATGCTGGCGAGGTACCAGGAGGAGGACATCATGAGCCAGACGCGCTACGTGGCTCACCTCCAGTGGGACAGCGAGCGGCGCATGGAGGAGCTGCGGCGGGAGCAGGAGGACCGCGAGAAGCAGCGCGCCGTGCTGCAGTGCCAGCGCGTGTGGCACACGGCGGTGTCCGTCCGCCAGCAGAGGCTGagtcagcaggagcaggaggcggtggCGGCGAAGCTGCGGCAGGCCGAGGAGAGCGAGGGGCGATGGAGGGAGCtggcggagcagcaggagcgcaGCCGcgtgctgaggctgcagcaggcggcGCGGGAGGGCAAGCACAAGAAGTCGCTGCAGGAGCAGAACCTGcgggcgctggaggaggagagggcggccatgctggagcaggagaggctgctgctgaaggagaagctcACCATGGCGGAGCTGAAGCGGCAGGAGAAGGAGCACCAGGCccaggaggagagacggggCCTGAACAAGGCGGAGAAGCGGCGCCACGCCGCCCTGATACAGGAGATCGCCcgcagggagcaggaggagagggacgaGGCCCGCCGGGCGGCGGCGGAGAAGCTCAGCCGCTCCCTGGAGAACTACGAGCACATCGTGGAGCGCCGCGgccaggagctgaaggagaaggccaagcgggaggagctgcagatccAGAAGGCCCGCCGGGCCGCCGAGAGGcgcgagcggcagcagcagcagctgctggaggcccgCGCCAAGGAGGCGGAGAAGCGGGCGCAGCAGGCGGCCCAGGTCGCCGAGGACAGGGCCAAGGAGCGGGCCCAGCGGGCCGTCCAGTGCCGGCAGGAgaaggagcggctgcagaggctCAACAGGCagcgcgtggaggaggaggagcggctgaggcgcctggagctgctgcagtccatcgagaggaagctggagaagagCGAGCAGATCTTCAAGGAGAAGAGGGCCGTCTTGGAGAGCGCTCGCTCCGTGGCCCGCGCCTCCTTCCACGTGCGCGACAAGGTGCGCGAGGAGACCAACATGCGCACTTTTGACAAGATGGCCCTGGAGGCCCAGCTCAAAGCCACCCTGGACGAGAAGTAA
- the ccdc177 gene encoding coiled-coil domain-containing protein 177 isoform X1 → MVDPSEAEEQSKCKGPQLDVAAVGTDDPRLPEQADGATTEDEGDAGFETPPTGSSEPSPCHSASSAGPDAAPEAQTQAAEPSPKMHLDLYNFDSPAAEGSRYVLTSPRSLEACARCGVKPVELLPRPLADFAREAPGRSMRVATGLFEVYERERHGKLRQCLEERERIVREEKRRILQAAVNSGGCTSPPCVEKAGSRPAQPPNAGPVPPGSAPDVGPPSRSTTAAQISKTATAAPGLSTSPMSARPGLTRSIKNGSPTSAPTSKGGFQGSAKHPLSSSTEQAKPARPPPVARKSPGGKSSNTFPRSTPKPPLFPRANTTLSSSATKPADPSSAKPSNGVTRGPFAQHNGHLGVHSKVRARSHSLESLQRRMEPICSSTSTTTTATTCTSSESGASSSYSWDGARDHWARFSSPRARTLATFNSLMGRSLSLGDLSHSPQTTQKVERIVKEVKRRGLKAVSERDRKIAALMLARYQEEDIMSQTRYVAHLQWDSERRMEELRREQEDREKQRAVLQCQRVWHTAVSVRQQRLSQQEQEAVAAKLRQAEESEGRWRELAEQQERSRVLRLQQAAREGKHKKSLQEQNLRALEEERAAMLEQERLLLKEKLTMAELKRQEKEHQAQEERRGLNKAEKRRHAALIQEIARREQEERDEARRAAAEKLSRSLENYEHIVERRGQELKEKAKREELQIQKARRAAERRERQQQQLLEARAKEAEKRAQQAAQVAEDRAKERAQRAVQCRQEKERLQRLNRQRVEEEERLRRLELLQSIERKLEKSEQIFKEKRAVLESARSVARASFHVRDKVREETNMRTFDKMALEAQLKATLDENCWTESCAGMKRVTVYQEAQLHDNCRGF, encoded by the exons ATGGTTGACCCCTCGGaggctgaggagcagagcaagtGTAAAGGCCCGCAGCTGGACGTGGCGGCTGTGGGCACCGACGACCCTCGActtccagaacaggcagatgGCGCCACCACGGAGGACGAGGGGGACGCCGGGTTCGAGACCCCGCCCACGGGCAGCTCTGAGCCCAGCCCCTGCCACAGCGCCTCGTCGGCGGGCCCGGACGCTGCTCCCGAGGCGCAGACCCAGGCGGCAGAGCCGTCGCCCAAGATGCACCTGGACCTGTACAACTTCGACTCGCCGGCGGCCGAGGGCAGCCGCTACGTGCTGACGAGCCCGCGCTCCCTGGAGGCGTGCGCGCGCTGCGGGGTCAAACCCGTGGAGCTGCTGCCCCGCCCGCTCGCCGACTTCGCCCGGGAGGCGCCCGGGCGCTCCATGCGCGTGGCCACGGGCCTGTTCGAGGTGTACGAGCGGGAGCGGCACGGCAAACTGAGGCAGTgtctggaggagagggagaggatcgtcagggaggagaagaggaggattcTGCAGGCGGCGGTCAATAGCGGCGGCTGTACGTCACCGCCGTGTGTCGAGAAAGCGGGTTCTAGGCCCGCTCAGCCTCCTAATGCCGGACCGGTACCTCCAGGCTCCGCCCCTGATGTGGGACCACCGTCTAGAAGCACCACAGCGGCCCAGATTTCTAAAACTGCTACAGCCGCTCCTGGTCTCAGCACCTCCCCTATGTCTGCCCGTCCAGGACTGACCCGGTCTATAAAGAACGGGTCCCCAACCTCAGCGCCGACCTCCAAGGGTGGATTCCAAGGATCCGCCAAGCATCCTCTGTCTTCATCGACTGAACAAGCGAAACCTGCCCGGCCGCCGCCCGTCGCCAGGAAGTCTCCTGGGGGGAAATCCTCCAACACATTTCCAAGATCCACCCCCAAACCTCCTCTGTTCCCCAGGGCCAACACCACGTTATCATCATCCGCGACGAAGCCGGCAGATCCCAGCTCTGCGAAGCCCTCGAACGGCGTGACGAGGGGCCCGTTCGCGCAGCACAACGGCCACCTCGGCGTTCATTCCAAGGTGCGGGCCAGAAGCCACTCCCTGGAGTCACTACAGCGGCGGATGGAGCccatctgctcctccacctccaccaccaccacggcaACCACCTGCACGTCATCCGAGTCCGGCGCCTCCTCGTCCTACAGCTGGGACGGCGCGCGGGACCACTGGGCCCGGTTCTCCAGCCCCCGAGCCCGCACGCTGGCCACCTTCAACTCGCTGATGGGCCGCAGCCTCAGCCTGGGCGACCTCAGCCACTCGCCCCAGACCACGCAGAAGGTGGAGCGCATCGTGAAGGAGGTGAAGCGCCGGGGCCTGAAGGCCGTGTCCGAGCGGGACCGCAAGATCGCGGCGCTGATGCTGGCGAGGTACCAGGAGGAGGACATCATGAGCCAGACGCGCTACGTGGCTCACCTCCAGTGGGACAGCGAGCGGCGCATGGAGGAGCTGCGGCGGGAGCAGGAGGACCGCGAGAAGCAGCGCGCCGTGCTGCAGTGCCAGCGCGTGTGGCACACGGCGGTGTCCGTCCGCCAGCAGAGGCTGagtcagcaggagcaggaggcggtggCGGCGAAGCTGCGGCAGGCCGAGGAGAGCGAGGGGCGATGGAGGGAGCtggcggagcagcaggagcgcaGCCGcgtgctgaggctgcagcaggcggcGCGGGAGGGCAAGCACAAGAAGTCGCTGCAGGAGCAGAACCTGcgggcgctggaggaggagagggcggccatgctggagcaggagaggctgctgctgaaggagaagctcACCATGGCGGAGCTGAAGCGGCAGGAGAAGGAGCACCAGGCccaggaggagagacggggCCTGAACAAGGCGGAGAAGCGGCGCCACGCCGCCCTGATACAGGAGATCGCCcgcagggagcaggaggagagggacgaGGCCCGCCGGGCGGCGGCGGAGAAGCTCAGCCGCTCCCTGGAGAACTACGAGCACATCGTGGAGCGCCGCGgccaggagctgaaggagaaggccaagcgggaggagctgcagatccAGAAGGCCCGCCGGGCCGCCGAGAGGcgcgagcggcagcagcagcagctgctggaggcccgCGCCAAGGAGGCGGAGAAGCGGGCGCAGCAGGCGGCCCAGGTCGCCGAGGACAGGGCCAAGGAGCGGGCCCAGCGGGCCGTCCAGTGCCGGCAGGAgaaggagcggctgcagaggctCAACAGGCagcgcgtggaggaggaggagcggctgaggcgcctggagctgctgcagtccatcgagaggaagctggagaagagCGAGCAGATCTTCAAGGAGAAGAGGGCCGTCTTGGAGAGCGCTCGCTCCGTGGCCCGCGCCTCCTTCCACGTGCGCGACAAGGTGCGCGAGGAGACCAACATGCGCACTTTTGACAAGATGGCCCTGGAGGCCCAGCTCAAAGCCACCCTGGACGAGAA CTGCTGGACTGAAAGCTGTGCTGGGATGAAAAGAGTCACTGTTTACCAGGAAGCACAACTCCATGACAACTGCAGAGGCTTTTAA